A region from the Candidatus Binatus sp. genome encodes:
- a CDS encoding DUF192 domain-containing protein — protein MGATLHRRLRIGFGPLAPVVIVLALLGCARGPCVTIVGADGQPRATVAVEVANTGAQRELGLMYRKHLDDNAGMIFVFPDAARRNFWMHNTPISLDMIFADAAGRVTGIVANAEPFSDKPVGVQADSEYVLEVNGGFCAKNAIKPGDRFDFSGFSPHASE, from the coding sequence ATGGGAGCAACGTTGCATCGCCGCTTGCGCATCGGATTCGGCCCGCTCGCGCCCGTGGTCATCGTGCTCGCGTTGCTCGGATGCGCGCGCGGTCCATGCGTCACGATAGTCGGCGCCGACGGCCAGCCGCGCGCCACGGTTGCGGTCGAAGTGGCAAACACGGGGGCGCAGCGCGAGCTCGGCCTGATGTATCGCAAGCATCTGGACGACAATGCGGGGATGATCTTTGTTTTCCCGGATGCGGCGCGGCGGAATTTCTGGATGCACAATACGCCGATTTCGCTCGACATGATTTTCGCGGACGCGGCCGGCCGGGTGACGGGAATCGTCGCGAACGCGGAGCCGTTTTCCGACAAACCGGTCGGCGTCCAAGCCGACTCGGAGTATGTGCTCGAAGTGAACGGCGGTTTCTGCGCGAAAAATGCAATCAAGCCCGGCGACCGATTCGACTTCTCCGGGTTTTCGCCCCACGCATCGGAATAA
- a CDS encoding TIGR03620 family F420-dependent LLM class oxidoreductase: MDIGKVGIWFFLDAMPAADTAEFARQVEKLGYKALWIPEAVGREPFAHAAYLLSHTDRLAIATGIANIWARDAVTMAAASKTVAELSGGRFVLGIGVSHKPLVTNLRGHSYDKPYSYMKEYLPKMKNALYLAPAPKEPVPVVLAALHPKMLALSAAEANGTHTYFVPPEHTAKARAQIGPNAMLCAAQAVILETDAAKARKAAREYMKTYVPRLPNYTNNLKALGWADKEFENGCSDRLVDAIVAWGAEDKIRDRIDAHLKAGASHVCILPLRSDGSPQPDVRAVQAFAQR, from the coding sequence ATGGATATTGGAAAAGTCGGAATCTGGTTCTTCCTCGACGCAATGCCCGCGGCGGACACCGCCGAGTTCGCCCGGCAGGTCGAGAAGCTCGGTTACAAGGCGCTCTGGATCCCCGAGGCCGTCGGCCGCGAGCCGTTCGCGCACGCCGCGTATCTGCTCAGCCATACCGATCGCCTCGCCATCGCAACCGGCATCGCGAACATCTGGGCCCGCGACGCGGTTACGATGGCGGCCGCATCGAAAACCGTGGCCGAACTTTCCGGCGGACGCTTCGTGCTCGGCATCGGCGTCAGTCACAAGCCTCTCGTCACCAACCTGCGCGGCCACAGCTACGACAAGCCCTACAGCTACATGAAAGAGTATCTGCCCAAGATGAAGAACGCGCTCTACCTGGCGCCGGCGCCCAAAGAGCCGGTGCCCGTGGTGCTCGCCGCGCTGCATCCCAAGATGCTCGCGTTGTCGGCGGCCGAGGCCAACGGCACGCACACCTACTTCGTTCCGCCCGAGCACACCGCAAAAGCACGCGCGCAAATCGGACCGAACGCGATGCTATGCGCGGCGCAGGCCGTCATCCTGGAAACCGACGCCGCCAAAGCCCGCAAAGCGGCGCGCGAGTACATGAAGACCTACGTTCCACGCCTGCCCAACTACACCAACAACCTCAAAGCGCTCGGATGGGCTGACAAAGAATTCGAAAACGGATGCTCCGATCGGCTGGTCGACGCGATCGTGGCGTGGGGCGCCGAGGACAAGATTCGCGATCGGATCGACGCGCACCTGAAGGCCGGCGCCTCCCACGTCTGCATCCTGCCGCTCCGTTCCGACGGCTCGCCGCAGCCCGACGTGCGCGCGGTTCAGGCGTTCGCTCAACGCTGA
- a CDS encoding biotin/lipoyl-containing protein — protein MRYLATVGGQEHEIEIEELAADSFAIRFGENRFEADLRRVGPLSFSVIVNHRSFDFDVARDGEETVVASRSRSTRLTVADPARRTARAAGKRRELSGRVEIKSAMPGRIVNVLVAPGDEVKAEQGIIIVEAMKMENEVKAPKAGKVVEVKVVAGQTVEKGQLMIVIE, from the coding sequence ATGCGATACCTCGCGACTGTCGGCGGCCAGGAACACGAAATCGAGATTGAAGAGCTCGCCGCCGACTCGTTCGCGATTCGTTTCGGCGAGAATCGCTTCGAGGCCGATTTGCGCAGGGTCGGGCCGCTCTCCTTTTCCGTGATTGTCAACCATCGCTCGTTCGATTTTGACGTGGCGCGCGACGGCGAGGAAACCGTCGTTGCATCGCGCAGCCGATCGACGCGGCTCACAGTCGCCGATCCGGCGCGGCGGACGGCGCGCGCGGCCGGCAAGCGGCGCGAGCTCAGCGGCCGCGTGGAAATAAAATCCGCGATGCCGGGCCGGATCGTCAATGTGCTGGTCGCGCCGGGAGACGAAGTCAAGGCGGAACAGGGAATCATCATCGTCGAAGCGATGAAGATGGAAAACGAAGTCAAAGCGCCCAAGGCCGGCAAAGTCGTGGAAGTGAAGGTGGTCGCGGGTCAGACGGTCGAGAAGGGCCAACTGATGATTGTCATCGAGTAG
- a CDS encoding site-specific DNA-methyltransferase, translating into MTRQSALIDTRVIYCGDCLDQLAGLPNHCVDLIYIDPPFNSNRNYEVFWGETKEKRSFEDRHASTQAYIEFMRPRCVQLARVLKETGSFYYHCDWHASHYVKVMLDQIFGENNFQSEIIWRRNSAKGLAFRGFANNHDTIHYYAGSGFTWNPIVQAYDPDNLDAKTAGKYSHRDPDGRLY; encoded by the coding sequence ATGACAAGGCAAAGCGCGCTGATAGATACGCGCGTAATCTACTGCGGAGATTGCCTCGATCAGCTGGCGGGGCTTCCGAATCACTGCGTTGACCTGATCTACATCGATCCGCCGTTCAACTCGAATCGGAACTACGAGGTGTTTTGGGGCGAGACGAAAGAGAAGCGCTCTTTCGAGGACCGCCACGCTTCAACTCAAGCCTATATCGAGTTCATGCGCCCGCGATGCGTCCAGCTTGCTCGCGTTCTCAAGGAAACGGGCAGCTTTTACTATCACTGCGACTGGCACGCGAGCCACTATGTGAAGGTGATGCTCGACCAAATTTTCGGCGAGAACAATTTTCAAAGCGAAATCATCTGGCGCAGAAATTCAGCGAAGGGGCTGGCGTTCCGCGGCTTCGCCAACAATCACGATACAATTCACTACTATGCCGGTTCCGGCTTCACTTGGAACCCAATTGTTCAGGCATATGATCCAGACAACCTCGATGCAAAGACTGCGGGTAAATACAGCCATCGCGATCCAGATGGCAGGCTTTATTAA
- the accC gene encoding acetyl-CoA carboxylase biotin carboxylase subunit, whose translation MFKRILIANRGEIAVRIIRACRELGIESIAVYSDADRAALHVREADHAYPVGPAPAAESYLNTAKILEAAKSAKADAVHPGYGFFSERAAFARSVQRAGLTWIGPPPEAIERMGDKVEARKLMSAAGVQVVPGSPGTLETEVEVAAFAKKIGFPIMVKAAAGGGGKGLRFVENGKDLASVVRTVASEAKSSFGDGRFYVEKFLKQPRHIEVQVLADTHGNIVHVFERECSIQRRHQKVVEESPSPFVTAKMRAEMGEVAVRAARAVNYVSAGTIEFLVDTERNFYFLEMNTRIQVEHPVTELVTGVDLVRAQIEIAAGAKLPFEQKDLTQRGWAIECRIYAEDPAAGFAPAPGRIETLRFPDGPGVRNDAGIYPGADVPVFYDPMISKLAVWGADREQAIDRMRRALGEFVISGDLRTNLGFHRWIMTNPRFLKGEFDTYFIDREYHPNENGAAPRGAELAAIFLAAIAAQKNTNHSNGAGALPAAAAPNASAWRTIGRLDALRR comes from the coding sequence ATGTTCAAGCGGATTCTAATCGCCAACCGCGGAGAGATCGCGGTGCGGATCATCCGCGCATGCCGCGAGTTGGGAATCGAATCGATCGCCGTTTACTCGGACGCCGATCGCGCCGCACTGCACGTGCGCGAAGCCGATCATGCCTACCCGGTCGGTCCGGCGCCCGCGGCAGAGAGCTATCTTAACACCGCGAAAATTCTTGAAGCCGCGAAGTCTGCCAAGGCCGACGCGGTTCATCCGGGTTACGGCTTTTTCTCCGAACGCGCCGCGTTTGCGCGCTCGGTGCAGCGCGCCGGCCTGACCTGGATCGGTCCGCCCCCCGAGGCGATCGAGCGGATGGGCGACAAGGTCGAGGCGCGCAAACTGATGTCGGCGGCGGGAGTGCAGGTCGTGCCGGGCTCGCCGGGGACCTTGGAGACCGAGGTGGAAGTAGCCGCGTTCGCGAAGAAGATCGGGTTTCCAATCATGGTGAAGGCGGCCGCGGGCGGCGGCGGCAAGGGACTGCGCTTCGTCGAGAACGGCAAAGACCTCGCCTCAGTGGTGCGCACGGTCGCCAGCGAGGCCAAGTCGTCGTTCGGCGACGGGCGCTTTTACGTCGAGAAATTCCTGAAGCAGCCGCGCCATATCGAAGTGCAGGTGCTCGCCGACACGCACGGCAACATCGTCCATGTCTTCGAGCGCGAATGCTCGATTCAGCGCCGCCATCAGAAGGTTGTCGAGGAATCGCCGTCGCCGTTCGTCACGGCGAAGATGCGCGCCGAGATGGGCGAGGTCGCGGTGCGCGCGGCCAGGGCGGTGAACTACGTCAGCGCCGGGACGATCGAGTTCCTGGTGGACACGGAGCGCAACTTTTATTTCCTCGAGATGAACACCCGCATCCAGGTCGAGCATCCGGTGACCGAGCTGGTGACGGGCGTGGACCTGGTGCGCGCGCAAATCGAAATCGCCGCGGGCGCCAAGCTGCCGTTCGAGCAAAAAGATCTCACGCAGCGCGGATGGGCGATCGAGTGCCGAATCTACGCGGAAGATCCGGCGGCCGGCTTCGCCCCGGCGCCGGGAAGGATCGAGACGCTCAGATTTCCCGACGGTCCGGGCGTGCGCAACGACGCGGGCATTTATCCGGGCGCCGACGTGCCGGTCTTTTACGACCCGATGATCTCCAAGCTGGCGGTGTGGGGCGCGGATCGCGAGCAGGCGATCGACCGGATGCGGCGCGCGCTCGGCGAATTCGTAATTTCCGGTGATCTGCGCACCAACCTCGGCTTCCATCGCTGGATCATGACCAATCCGAGGTTTTTGAAAGGTGAGTTCGATACCTATTTTATCGACCGCGAGTACCATCCGAATGAAAACGGCGCCGCGCCGCGCGGTGCGGAACTGGCGGCGATTTTTCTCGCGGCGATCGCGGCGCAGAAAAACACCAATCACAGCAACGGCGCCGGCGCGCTGCCGGCGGCCGCCGCGCCGAATGCGTCCGCATGGCGGACGATCGGCCGGCTTGACGCGCTGCGGAGATAG
- a CDS encoding cytochrome P450 — translation MSEAIAPGAPRDFYFNPWDENFRANPYPHYQPLLAGPPRIVDLFGPTAMVARYADVMAVLRDHRHFSSERPRDPFEPPNEGPFAGARTMLFSDPPMHTRLRRLVSRDFTPRRIRALEPRIREIAKNLIDPVQRKRELEVMSGFANALPVMVIAEMLGVPPDHYEQFKHWSDTVVAGDNTLPGTPLPQEFHDAIKALRGYFAEEIERRRKHPGADLISALVAAHDDAEAMNADELLAFVLLLLLAGNETTTNLIGNGMLALGRNPAQMNLLRQKPELMARAIEEILRYDGPVQSTVRFTKEEINLGGTKLPADQGCFIILAAANRDPAQFEDPDRFDITREPRDHVAFGEGIHFCIGAPLARMEGAIAIGAMLERFPRLRLKDPAMEPVYKGSYFLRGLESLPVAID, via the coding sequence ATGAGCGAAGCAATCGCACCCGGGGCGCCGCGGGATTTCTACTTCAATCCGTGGGACGAGAACTTCCGCGCCAATCCGTATCCGCATTACCAGCCGTTGCTTGCCGGTCCGCCGCGAATTGTCGATTTGTTCGGGCCGACCGCGATGGTCGCCCGCTACGCCGACGTGATGGCGGTGCTGCGCGACCATCGCCATTTCTCCAGCGAGCGGCCGCGCGATCCCTTCGAGCCGCCGAACGAGGGACCGTTTGCCGGCGCACGCACGATGCTGTTTTCCGATCCGCCGATGCATACCCGGCTGCGCCGCCTGGTCTCGCGTGATTTCACGCCGCGGCGAATCCGCGCGCTCGAGCCGCGAATCCGCGAAATCGCGAAAAATCTCATCGACCCTGTCCAGCGCAAGCGCGAGCTCGAAGTGATGAGCGGGTTTGCCAACGCGCTGCCGGTGATGGTGATCGCGGAGATGCTCGGCGTGCCGCCGGACCATTACGAACAGTTCAAGCACTGGTCCGACACGGTGGTAGCGGGCGACAACACGCTGCCCGGGACTCCGCTGCCGCAGGAATTTCATGACGCGATCAAGGCGCTGCGCGGCTATTTCGCCGAGGAGATTGAGCGGCGGCGCAAGCATCCCGGCGCCGACCTGATAAGCGCGCTGGTCGCCGCGCACGACGACGCCGAAGCGATGAACGCCGACGAATTGCTGGCGTTCGTGCTGCTCCTGCTGCTGGCGGGCAACGAGACCACGACCAATCTGATCGGCAACGGGATGCTCGCGCTCGGGCGCAATCCCGCGCAGATGAATCTGCTGAGGCAAAAGCCGGAGCTGATGGCCAGGGCGATCGAGGAGATCCTGCGCTACGACGGACCGGTGCAATCCACCGTTCGCTTCACCAAGGAAGAGATAAATCTGGGTGGGACCAAGCTGCCGGCCGATCAGGGATGCTTCATAATCCTTGCCGCGGCGAATCGCGATCCGGCGCAGTTCGAGGATCCCGATCGTTTCGACATCACGCGCGAGCCTCGCGACCACGTCGCGTTCGGCGAAGGGATTCACTTCTGCATCGGCGCGCCGCTGGCGCGGATGGAGGGTGCGATCGCGATCGGCGCGATGCTCGAGCGCTTCCCGCGGCTGCGGCTGAAAGATCCCGCGATGGAACCGGTTTACAAGGGATCGTACTTTTTGCGCGGTCTCGAGTCATTGCCGGTGGCGATCGATTGA
- a CDS encoding enoyl-CoA hydratase produces the protein MSVKDETSVDPLIVRREAPIGWLVLNRPQVRNALNLRTWQRIAEAVAELASDDAVRVIVMRGATPQAFIAGADISEFPALRADAAQARAYRDAPNSAIAALVECRKPIVAMISGVCIGGGVQVALACDIRIAARGTRFGVPAAQLGLAYPLEGVIMLAHTVGPANARDILLSARLFDAEEALQMGLVNRVVDPEKLEENVRDYVLKMAGNAPLTMAAAKLAIGESLKDREERDVTAVSTMVARCFDSEDYGEGVRAFLEKRRPNFKGR, from the coding sequence ATGTCCGTGAAGGATGAAACTTCAGTCGATCCGCTGATAGTCCGGCGCGAGGCGCCGATTGGATGGCTGGTGCTGAACCGGCCACAAGTTCGCAACGCGCTCAATCTCAGGACCTGGCAGCGGATTGCGGAAGCGGTCGCGGAACTGGCGAGCGACGACGCGGTTCGCGTGATCGTCATGCGCGGCGCGACGCCGCAGGCGTTTATCGCGGGCGCGGACATCTCGGAGTTCCCTGCCCTGCGGGCCGATGCGGCGCAGGCGCGTGCGTATCGCGACGCGCCCAACAGTGCGATCGCGGCGCTGGTCGAATGCCGCAAGCCGATCGTCGCGATGATTTCCGGGGTATGCATCGGCGGCGGCGTGCAGGTCGCGCTCGCATGCGACATCCGGATAGCGGCACGCGGGACGCGCTTCGGGGTTCCAGCCGCGCAGCTTGGACTGGCGTATCCGCTGGAAGGCGTCATCATGCTCGCGCATACGGTGGGCCCCGCCAACGCGCGCGATATCCTGCTGTCGGCGCGGCTGTTCGACGCGGAAGAGGCTTTGCAGATGGGGCTCGTCAACCGCGTGGTCGATCCCGAAAAGCTCGAGGAAAACGTGCGCGACTATGTGCTCAAGATGGCGGGCAACGCGCCGCTGACGATGGCTGCGGCCAAGCTGGCGATTGGCGAGAGCCTCAAAGATCGCGAGGAGCGCGACGTGACGGCGGTTTCGACGATGGTCGCGCGATGCTTCGACAGCGAGGACTACGGCGAGGGCGTGCGCGCATTTCTGGAAAAGCGCCGGCCCAATTTCAAGGGCCGCTGA
- a CDS encoding acyl-CoA carboxylase subunit beta, translated as MALKENLERLQQLTRAAEAAGGQDRLKKQRAQGRMTARERVEFLLDRGSFVEIDKFKTHRITDFDMAEKKIPGDGVVTGYGTIDGRQVCIFSHDFTVFGGSLSGAFAEKVCKVMDLAMKTGCPAIGLNDGSGARIQEGVVSLAGYADIFLRNVLSSGVIPQISAIMGPCAGGAVYSPAMTDFIVMVRDTSYMFITGPDVIRATTHEQVTMQELGGADTHSQKSGVCHLEADDDAGALAMIRELLSYMPSNNVDDPPFVAGGDDPARCDAALDSIVPENPNKAYDMGEIIRRVVDDGRFLEVQKDYAHNMLIGFARLGGYSAGVVANQPAFLAGCLDIDSSVKAARFVRFCDAFNIPIVTFVDVPGFLPGTAQEFAGIIRHGAKLLYAFCEATVPKVTVITRKAYGGAYDVMSSKHIRGDFNFAYPSAEIAVMGPEQAINIVFRNELAKAKDAVAERARLAEDYRKTFANPFKAAELGYIDEVIMPRDTRPRLIGALKALANKRDKNPPRKHGNIPL; from the coding sequence ATGGCCCTTAAAGAAAATCTCGAACGACTTCAGCAACTCACGCGCGCGGCGGAGGCGGCCGGCGGGCAGGATCGGCTCAAGAAGCAGCGCGCACAGGGCCGCATGACCGCGCGCGAGCGCGTCGAGTTTCTCCTCGACCGCGGATCGTTCGTCGAGATCGACAAGTTCAAGACCCATCGGATCACCGACTTCGACATGGCCGAGAAAAAAATCCCCGGCGACGGCGTCGTGACCGGCTACGGCACGATCGACGGGCGCCAGGTCTGCATCTTCAGCCACGATTTCACGGTCTTCGGCGGCAGCCTGTCGGGCGCGTTCGCGGAGAAGGTCTGCAAGGTGATGGATCTCGCGATGAAGACCGGATGCCCGGCGATCGGACTCAACGACGGCAGCGGCGCGCGAATCCAGGAGGGCGTCGTGTCGCTGGCGGGCTATGCGGATATTTTTCTGCGCAACGTGCTGTCGTCGGGAGTGATTCCGCAAATTTCTGCGATCATGGGACCGTGCGCTGGCGGCGCGGTGTATTCGCCGGCGATGACGGACTTCATCGTGATGGTGCGCGACACCTCGTACATGTTCATCACCGGGCCCGACGTGATCCGAGCGACCACGCACGAACAGGTCACGATGCAGGAGCTTGGCGGCGCGGATACGCATAGCCAGAAGTCGGGCGTGTGCCATCTCGAGGCCGACGACGACGCGGGCGCGCTCGCGATGATCCGGGAACTGCTTTCATATATGCCGTCGAACAATGTCGATGACCCGCCATTCGTCGCCGGCGGCGACGACCCCGCGCGCTGCGATGCCGCGCTCGATTCGATCGTCCCGGAAAATCCCAACAAGGCTTACGACATGGGCGAGATCATCCGGCGCGTGGTCGATGACGGCCGGTTCCTGGAGGTGCAGAAGGACTACGCGCACAACATGCTGATCGGGTTCGCGCGGCTCGGCGGCTACTCGGCCGGCGTGGTCGCGAACCAGCCGGCCTTTCTGGCGGGATGCCTCGATATCGATTCGTCGGTGAAGGCGGCGCGATTTGTGCGCTTCTGCGACGCGTTCAACATTCCAATCGTCACCTTCGTGGACGTGCCGGGCTTTCTGCCCGGTACCGCGCAGGAGTTCGCCGGAATCATCAGGCATGGCGCGAAACTGCTCTACGCGTTCTGCGAGGCCACCGTGCCCAAGGTGACGGTGATAACGCGCAAGGCTTACGGCGGTGCGTACGACGTCATGTCGTCGAAGCATATTCGCGGCGATTTCAACTTCGCGTATCCGAGCGCCGAGATCGCGGTGATGGGACCCGAGCAGGCGATCAACATTGTTTTTCGCAACGAGCTCGCCAAGGCCAAAGATGCGGTCGCCGAGCGCGCGCGGCTGGCCGAGGACTATCGCAAAACTTTTGCCAATCCGTTCAAGGCGGCCGAGCTCGGCTATATCGATGAAGTGATCATGCCGCGCGACACGCGTCCCAGGCTGATCGGCGCATTGAAGGCGCTGGCGAACAAGCGCGACAAGAATCCGCCGCGCAAGCACGGCAATATTCCACTTTGA
- a CDS encoding DNA methyltransferase, with the protein MEAARQAGLVVQPSPGAVPRFKRYLDEQQGRAIDDVWTDIPPLNSQAQERLGYPTQKPLALLERIVKAASKPNDIVLDAFCGCGTALVAAQNMGRQWIGIDISPTSCRVMANRLRKECALPENEDLWRVGRGFIVRDLPRSEAELRKIPPFEFENWAVIALGGIPNKAQVGDKGIDGRIYPVSAIEHRRDAALRREREVGARELGFMDQWYPIQVKQKDKTGRPDIDSFEAVMAREERTKGFFVSFDYSSDALTEIHRYFRKSGNVIVPLTVKEILDEQIAQKLA; encoded by the coding sequence ATGGAAGCGGCGCGCCAAGCGGGGCTGGTAGTGCAGCCAAGCCCTGGGGCGGTGCCGCGCTTCAAGCGTTACTTAGACGAACAGCAAGGGCGTGCCATAGATGATGTTTGGACCGACATTCCGCCGCTGAACTCGCAGGCCCAGGAACGACTCGGCTACCCGACGCAAAAGCCGCTCGCGCTGCTCGAACGGATCGTCAAGGCAGCCAGTAAACCCAACGATATTGTTCTCGACGCATTTTGTGGCTGCGGCACTGCCCTCGTGGCAGCGCAGAACATGGGTCGCCAGTGGATCGGGATCGATATTTCTCCGACTTCCTGCCGGGTGATGGCTAACAGGCTTCGCAAGGAATGCGCGTTGCCCGAGAACGAGGATCTGTGGCGTGTTGGACGTGGCTTCATCGTGCGCGACCTCCCGAGATCGGAAGCGGAACTTCGTAAGATTCCACCTTTCGAGTTCGAGAATTGGGCAGTGATCGCGCTCGGCGGAATCCCGAACAAAGCGCAAGTCGGCGACAAGGGAATCGACGGACGCATTTATCCGGTATCGGCCATCGAACATCGGCGCGATGCCGCCCTACGGCGCGAGCGCGAAGTGGGTGCCCGCGAATTGGGCTTTATGGATCAATGGTATCCAATCCAAGTCAAGCAAAAGGACAAAACAGGCCGCCCGGACATCGATTCGTTCGAGGCCGTGATGGCCCGCGAGGAACGAACCAAAGGCTTCTTTGTCTCGTTCGATTATTCCTCGGATGCGCTGACCGAAATTCACCGCTACTTTCGCAAGTCGGGCAATGTAATCGTGCCGCTCACGGTCAAGGAAATTCTTGACGAACAGATTGCCCAGAAATTGGCCTAG
- a CDS encoding methylmalonyl-CoA mutase family protein has translation MPEDDRKIASARKNWEERKLDPALKRGAERKPKFVTSSGIEIKRAYDPEDLNDFDFVNELGFPGEYPFTRGVQPTMYRGRLWTMRQYAGFGSAEESNHRYRYLFEQGQTGLSVAFDLPTQMGRDSDHPLAEGEVGRVGVPICSLADMETLLAGLPLDKISTSMTINATASILLALYLVAAERRGVGWDKVNGTIQNDVLKEYVARGTYIYPPRGSMRIITDIFSFATKEVPNWNTISISGYHIREAGSTAAQELAFTIADGIAYVDAALKAGLQIDAFASRLSFFFNVHNNFFEEVAKFRAARRLWAKIMKERFAAKDERSMMLRFHAQTAGSTLTAQQVDNNVVRVTMQALAAVLGGAQSLHTNSKDEALALPTESSVLLALRTQQLIAHESEVADTIDPLGGSYYVERLTTELEKKAAEYLSKIDDLGGAVAAIERGYMQREIQNAAFIYQREIETRQRIIVGVNQFTGGGEPPGEILRVKPELEEKQKAGVARVRAQRNSQTAMKALARVEAAAGDGQNLMPPIIDAVRGWCTLGEISDAMRKVFGEYIPVNTV, from the coding sequence ATGCCTGAAGACGATCGCAAAATCGCGTCCGCCCGCAAGAATTGGGAGGAACGCAAACTCGATCCCGCTCTGAAGCGCGGCGCCGAGCGCAAGCCGAAGTTCGTCACCAGCTCGGGAATCGAAATCAAGCGGGCGTACGATCCCGAAGACCTGAACGACTTCGATTTTGTCAACGAGCTGGGCTTTCCAGGCGAGTATCCGTTTACGCGCGGCGTGCAGCCGACGATGTATCGCGGACGGCTGTGGACAATGCGCCAGTACGCGGGCTTCGGCAGCGCAGAGGAATCGAACCACCGCTACCGCTACCTGTTCGAGCAGGGTCAGACGGGGCTGTCGGTCGCGTTCGACCTACCCACGCAGATGGGCCGCGACTCGGATCATCCGCTGGCCGAGGGCGAAGTCGGACGCGTCGGCGTGCCGATATGCTCGCTGGCCGACATGGAGACACTGCTCGCCGGGCTGCCGCTCGACAAGATTTCGACCTCGATGACGATCAACGCGACCGCGTCGATCCTGCTTGCGTTGTACCTGGTCGCGGCGGAGCGCCGGGGTGTGGGCTGGGACAAGGTCAACGGCACCATCCAGAACGACGTCCTGAAGGAATACGTCGCGCGCGGGACGTACATCTATCCGCCGCGCGGCTCGATGCGGATCATCACCGACATTTTCAGTTTTGCGACGAAGGAAGTTCCGAACTGGAACACGATATCGATCTCCGGCTACCACATCCGCGAGGCCGGCTCGACCGCGGCGCAGGAACTCGCGTTCACCATTGCCGACGGAATCGCATACGTTGACGCCGCGCTGAAAGCGGGGTTGCAAATCGACGCGTTTGCGAGCCGGCTGTCGTTCTTCTTCAACGTGCACAATAACTTCTTCGAGGAAGTCGCGAAGTTTCGGGCGGCGCGGCGGCTGTGGGCGAAAATAATGAAGGAGCGCTTCGCAGCGAAGGACGAACGCTCGATGATGCTGCGGTTTCATGCGCAAACCGCGGGCTCGACCCTGACCGCGCAGCAGGTGGACAACAACGTCGTGCGGGTGACGATGCAGGCGTTGGCGGCGGTGCTGGGCGGAGCGCAATCGCTGCACACCAACTCCAAAGATGAGGCGCTCGCGCTGCCGACGGAATCCTCGGTGCTGCTCGCGCTTCGCACCCAGCAGCTGATCGCGCACGAGTCGGAGGTCGCGGACACGATCGATCCGCTTGGCGGTTCGTACTACGTCGAACGGCTGACCACCGAGCTCGAAAAAAAGGCGGCCGAGTACCTGTCGAAGATCGACGACCTCGGCGGCGCAGTCGCCGCAATCGAGCGCGGCTACATGCAGCGCGAAATTCAGAACGCCGCATTTATTTACCAGCGCGAGATTGAAACCCGGCAGCGAATTATCGTAGGGGTCAACCAGTTCACCGGAGGCGGCGAACCGCCGGGGGAAATTCTGCGGGTCAAGCCGGAGCTCGAGGAGAAACAGAAGGCAGGCGTTGCGCGTGTGCGGGCGCAGCGAAA